One segment of Vulpes lagopus strain Blue_001 chromosome 8, ASM1834538v1, whole genome shotgun sequence DNA contains the following:
- the LOC121497411 gene encoding protein S100-A10-like: MPSQMEHAMGIMMFTFHKFAGDKRYLTNEDLRVLMEEEFPGFLENQKDPVAVDKIMKDLDQCRDGKVGFQSFFSLIAGLTIACNDYFVIHMKQKGKK, translated from the coding sequence ATGCCATCTCAAATGGAACATGCCATGGGAATCATGATGTTCACGTTTCACAAGTTTGCTGGGGATAAAAGATACTTGACAAATGAAGACCTGAGAGTACTCATGGAAGAGGAATTCCCAGGATTTTTGGAAAATCAAAAAGACCCTGTGGCCGTGGACAAAATAATGAAGGACCTCGACCAGTGCCGAGATGGCAAAGTGGGCTTCCAGAGCTTCTTTTCACTAATTGCTGGGCTCACCATTGCATGCAATGACTATTTTGTAATACACATGAAGCAGAAGGGCAAGAAATAG